In the genome of Salvelinus sp. IW2-2015 linkage group LG25, ASM291031v2, whole genome shotgun sequence, one region contains:
- the zgc:153981 gene encoding dual specificity protein phosphatase 13A isoform X1: protein MSKGEQQDLVAIKELESILESCKLDLTPLDEVWPNLYIGNVAIAQNRGALKKLGITHILNAAHFKQGSIGDQDYYGNTCVYCGFPTEDSSHFDLSQYFKPAADFIHKALKTKDGKVLVHCIMGISRSATLVLAFLMMHCHLPLRTALKHVTQRRAIYPNRHFLSLLLTLDTQLTRKRRLCPLL from the exons ATGTCAAAGGGAGAGCAGCAAGACCTGGTGGCTATTAAAGAACTAGAGTCAATCCTGGAGTCCTGCAAGCTTGATCTGACACCACTAGATGAGGTCTGGCCTAATCTCTACATCGGAAACGT GGCCATAGCTCAGAACAGGGGTGCATTAAAGAAGCTTGGTATCACACACatcctgaacgcagctcactttaaGCAGGGCAGCATCGGTGACCAGGATTACTATGGAAACACCTGTGTGTACTGTGGCTTCCCTACAGAAGACTCATCCCATTTTGACCTCAGCCAGTACTTTAAACCTGCAGCTGACTTCATACATAAGGCCCTGAAGACTAAAGATG gGAAGGTGTTGGTGCATTGCATCATGGGTATAAGTCGTTCCGCCACGCTGGTGCTGGCGTTCCTGATGATGCACTGTCATCTGCCACTTCGCACCGCGCTCAAACATGTGACCCAGCGACGCGCCATCTACCCCAACAGACACTTCCTGTCACTACTGCTCACCCTCGACACACAGCTCACACGCAAGAGGAGACTATGTCCTCTTCTCTGA
- the zgc:153981 gene encoding dual specificity protein phosphatase 13A isoform X2: protein MRSGLISTSETSQNRGALKKLGITHILNAAHFKQGSIGDQDYYGNTCVYCGFPTEDSSHFDLSQYFKPAADFIHKALKTKDGKVLVHCIMGISRSATLVLAFLMMHCHLPLRTALKHVTQRRAIYPNRHFLSLLLTLDTQLTRKRRLCPLL, encoded by the exons ATGAGGTCTGGCCTAATCTCTACATCGGAAACGT CTCAGAACAGGGGTGCATTAAAGAAGCTTGGTATCACACACatcctgaacgcagctcactttaaGCAGGGCAGCATCGGTGACCAGGATTACTATGGAAACACCTGTGTGTACTGTGGCTTCCCTACAGAAGACTCATCCCATTTTGACCTCAGCCAGTACTTTAAACCTGCAGCTGACTTCATACATAAGGCCCTGAAGACTAAAGATG gGAAGGTGTTGGTGCATTGCATCATGGGTATAAGTCGTTCCGCCACGCTGGTGCTGGCGTTCCTGATGATGCACTGTCATCTGCCACTTCGCACCGCGCTCAAACATGTGACCCAGCGACGCGCCATCTACCCCAACAGACACTTCCTGTCACTACTGCTCACCCTCGACACACAGCTCACACGCAAGAGGAGACTATGTCCTCTTCTCTGA